Proteins encoded by one window of Rutidosis leptorrhynchoides isolate AG116_Rl617_1_P2 chromosome 7, CSIRO_AGI_Rlap_v1, whole genome shotgun sequence:
- the LOC139858562 gene encoding S-adenosylmethionine synthase 2-like → METFLFTSESVNEGHPDKLCDQISDAVLDACLAQDPDSKVACETCTKTNMVMVFGEITTKANVDYEKIVRDTCREIGFVSDDVGLDADNCKVLVNIEQQSPDIAQGVHGHLTKKPEDIGAGDQGHMFGYATDETPELMPLSHVLATKLGARLTEVRKDGTCAWLRPDGKTQVTVEYHNDNGAMVPLRVHTILISTQHDETVTNDEIAADLKEHVIKPVVPANYLDEKTIFHLNPSGRFVIGGPHGDAGLTGRKIIIDTYGGWGAHGGGAFSGKDPTKVDRSGAYIVRQAAKSIVACGLARRAIVQVSYAIGVPEPLSVFVDTYGTGKIHDREILKIVKENFDFRPGMISINLDLKRGGNKRFLKTAAYGHFGRTDPDFTWEVVKELKWEKA, encoded by the coding sequence ATGGAGACCTTTTTGTTCACATCTGAATCTGTGAATGAGGGACACCCAGACAAACTCTGTGATCAGATCTCTGATGCAGTTCTTGATGCCTGTTTAGCTCAGGACCCTGACAGCAAGGTTGCTTGTGAAACCTGCACCAAAACCAACATGGTTATGGTCTTTGGTGAGATCACTACTAAAGCTAATGTTGATTATGAAAAGATTGTGCGTGATACTTGCCGTGAAATCGGATTTGTTTCCGATGATGTTGGTTTAGATGCTGATAACTGTAAGGTTTTGGTTAACATTGAGCAACAAAGTCCTGATATTGCACAGGGTGTTCATGGTCATTTGACCAAGAAACCTGAGGATATTGGTGCTGGTGATCAAGGCCATATGTTTGGTTATGCTACTGACGAAACACCTGAACTTATGCCTTTAAGTCATGTTCTTGCAACTAAGCTCGGTGCCCGTTTGACCGAAGTTCGAAAGGATGGAACTTGTGCTTGGCTCAGGCCTGATGGAAAGACACAAGTGACAGTTGAGTACCATAATGATAATGGTGCAATGGTTCCACTTCGTGTGCACACGATTCTTATTTCGACCCAACACGATGAGACTGTTACTAATGACGAAATTGCAGCTGATCTTAAGGAGCATGTTATTAAGCCTGTTGTGCCAGCTAACTACCTTGATGAGAAGACCATCTTTCATCTTAACCCGTCTGGCCGGTTCGTCATTGGTGGACCCCATGGTGATGCAGGGCTCACCGGGCGTAAGATCATCATCGATACTTATGGTGGTTGGGGTGCACATGGTGGTGGTGCTTTCTCCGGGAAGGACCCTACTAAGGTGGACAGGAGTGGTGCATACATTGTTAGACAAGCTGCTAAGAGCATTGTCGCTTGTGGGCTAGCCAGGAGGGCCATTGTTCAGGTGTCGTATGCGATTGGTGTCCCTGAACCATTGTCTGTTTTTGTTGATACTTATGGAACAGGAAAGATTCATGACAGGGAGATTTTGAAGATTGTGAAGGAGAATTTTGATTTTAGACCTGGAATGATATCCATAAACCTTGATCTTAAACGAGGTGGGAACAAGAGGTTCTTGAAGACGGCTGCGTACGGACATTTCGGTAGGACAGACCCTGATTTCACTTGGGAGGTGGTTAAGGAACTCAAGTGGGAGAAGGCTTAA
- the LOC139856969 gene encoding squamosa promoter-binding-like protein 1 produces the protein MEAKFEGNPHHYYGPVVAELKAVGKRSIEWNLNEWKWDGDLFTATPLNTMPMDCRSRQLFPVNSGIQGNMNTVVSNSSSSCSDEGKRELEKRRRVVVIDEEDEPTGLNLNLGGQVFPITEDELERYEEKNGKKPKVGSGASSRAVCQVDDCQIDLTGAKDYHRRHKVCTLHSKATKAIVGNVMQRFCQQCSRFHVLEEFDEGKRSCRRRLAGHNRRRRKTHPENPTNGVSLNHEHTSNLLICTLLKLLSIVQSNTSEQSKDQNLLSHLVKNLASLAGNGDEKNLFSETQCLQDVGTSFVNPEKEFVQPARQIVNPSGADMMHKRTLQTAATPCQITFPPSSNEAPTEVGKLKLHNIDLNMVYDDTQDCMDPTENIDNVPLWLRQPQKSSPSQISGNSGSTATQSPSSSSGEAQSRTDRIVFKLFGKDPNELPVILRNQILDWLLNSPTEIEGYIRPGCIILTVYLRMDNSSWDELCYDLSNQMRKLFDVSNDSFWRTGWIYTRVLDHVAFACDGQIVLNTTLPSTGNRNSSILNITPIAVSTSETSHFSVKGVNISQSTSRMLCVLEGSYLYQTSCSDLTDATDSLTNREDVQSLSFSCSIPDISGRGFVEIEDDSLSSSFFPFIVAEQDLCSEIRMLESELSVPEINENTEKEKKRIESRTRALDFLNEMGWLLHRNQLKVRLTTMDPNSNLFSFERFRWLIEFSIDHNWCAVVKKLLSIIFSGTIDVTDHGSVEVALMDVGLLHRAVRRNCTLMVELLLNYGHENGSDGTGPGSGLFRPDAAGPGGLTPLHIASGKDDSESVLDALTNDPQLVGLESWRKSYDSTGLTPYDYASLRGHYNYIHLVQRKINKMRSVSGHVVVDMPPTAQPANKTAAFETEKAVVIRPVIFQKSCGQCERKIAYYGGGRSSLAIYKPAMLSMVAIAAVCVCVALLFKSSPQVMHVFQPFIWERLKYGAS, from the exons ATGGAGGCTAAATTTGAGGGAAACCCTCATCATTACTATGGGCCAGTGGTGGCCGAATTGAAGGCGGTTGGAAAAAGAAGTATTGAATGGAATTTAAacgaatggaaatgggacggtgatCTGTTCACCGCCACCCCACTAAATACGATGCCAATGGATTGTAGAAGTAGACAGTTATTTCCAGTTAATTCGGGCATTCAGGGGAATATGAATACCGTTGTGTCTAATAGTTCATCATCTTGTTCCGATGAAGGGAAAAGGGAATTGGAAAAAAGGAGAAGGGTTGTGGTTATCGATGAAGAAGATGAACCTACGGGTCTTAACTTAAATCTTGGAGGGCAAGTTTTCCCAATCACCGAAGATGAATTAGAGCGATATGAGGAGAAAAATGGTAAGAAACCTAAAGTGGGTAGTGGTGCATCTAGCCGTGCAGTTTGCCAGGTGGACGATTGCCAAATTGATCTAACGGGTGCAAAAGATTATCATAGAAGACATAAAGTTTGTACTTTACATTCAAAGGCAACTAAAGCTATAGTAGGGAATGTGATGCAAAGGTTTTGTCAGCAATGTAGCAG GTTTCATGTTCTTGAGGAGTTTGATGAAGGAAAGAGAAGTTGTCGAAGGCGTTTAGCGGGGCATAATAGAAGGAGAAGAAAGACACATCCTGAAAACCCGACAAACGGAGTGTCACTAAACCATGAACACACTTCTAATCTTTTGATCTGTACTCTACTGAAGTTACTATCCATTGTACAAT CAAATACCTCAGAGCAGAGCAAAGATCAAAATTTACTCTCTCATCTTGTGAAAAACCTTGCGAGTCTTGCTGGTAACGGCGATGAGAAAAACTTATTTAGCGAAACCCAATGTTTGCAGGATGTTGGTACATCATTTGTAAACCCTGAGAAG GAATTCGTGCAGCCCGCAAGGCAAATTGTGAACCCCTCAGGAGCTGACATGATGCATAAAAGAAccttacaaactgcagcaactccATGCCAAATTACATTTCCGCCCTCTAGTAACGAAGCTCCTACTGAAGTCGGAAAGTTGAAATTACACAACATTGATCTGAACATGGTTTACGATGATACTCAAGACTGTATGGACCCCACTGAAAATATTGACAACGTGCCATTATGGTTACGACAGCCTCAGAAGTCGAGTCCTTCTCAGATAAGTGGGAACTCTGGTTCAACTGCAACACAGTCACCATCTAGTTCCAGTGGAGAAGCACAG AGCCGTACAGACCGAATTGTATTTAAGCTATTTGGAAAAGATCCTAATGAGTTGCCTGTTATCCTTCGAAACCAG ATACTTGACTGGTTATTAAACAGTCCGACGGAGATTGAAGGTTACATTCGACCTGGATGTATCATATTAACAGTTTATCTTCGAATGGATAATTCCTCTTGGGATGAG CTTTGCTATGATTTGAGCAACCAAATGAGGAAACTTTTCGATGTATCGAATGATTCTTTTTGGAGAACGGGATGGATTTATACTAGAGTTCTTGATCATGTTGCATTTGCTTGTGATG GCCAGATTGTTTTAAACACAACGTTGCCTAGTACAGGCAACAGAAACTCCAGCATCTTGAACATTACTCCAATAGCAGTTTCTACTTCCGAAACCTCTCATTTTTCAGTTAAAGGCGTAAACATTTCACAATCAACCTCAAG GATGTTGTGTGTATTGGAAGGGAGCTACCTTTATCAAACTAGTTGTTCTGATTTAACGGATGCAACAGACTCGTTGACCAACCGTGAAGACGTTCAGTCACTTAGCTTTTCTTGCTCTATTCCCGATATTTCCGGAAGAGGATTCGTAGAG ATCGAGGATGATAGCCTCAGCAGCAGCTTCTTTCCATTTATAGTTGCAGAACAAGATCTTTGTTCTGAAATCCGTATGCTCGAGAGTGAATTATCCGTACCTGAAATTAACGAGAACACCGAAAAAGAGAAGAAACGAATAGAATCAAGAACACGAGCGTTGGACTTTTTAAATGAAATGGGTTGGCTTCTTCATAGAAATCAACTAAAAGTCCGATTAACTACCATGGATCCCAATTCGAATTTGTTTTCTTTTGAACGGTTCAGGTGGCTCATAGAGTTTTCGATTGATCATAATTGGTGTGCAGTGGTCAAGAAACTATTGAGCATTATCTTTAGCGGAACAATAGACGTTACGGACCATGGTTCGGTTGAAGTTGCGTTGATGGATGTGGGTTTACTTCATCGAGCTGTGAGAAGAAACTGTACGCTCATGGTGGAATTGCTGTTGAATTATGGTCATGAAAATGGTTCGGATGGTACTGGACCCGGGTCTGGTTTGTTTAGACCGGATGCTGCAGGCCCTGGTGGGTTGACCCCACTTCACATTGCATCTGGTAAAGATGATTCAGAGAGTGTGTTGGATGCATTAACTAATGATCCTCAattg GTGGGACTTGAATCATGGAGAAAGTCTTATGATAGTACCGGTTTAACGCCTTATGATTACGCATCACTGAGAGGCCATTATAATTACATTCATCTTGTTCAAAGAAAGATCAACAAAATGAGATCAGTAAGTGGGCATGTAGTTGTTGACATGCCTCCTACTGCACAACCGGCCAATAAAACGGCTGCATTTGAGACCGAAAAAGCTGTTGTGATAAGACCGGTAATTTTCCAGAAATCTTGCGGCCAATGTGAGCGGAAAATTGCGTATTACGGCGGTGGGCGGTCGTCACTGGCGATTTACAAGCCGGCAATGCTGTCAATGGTGGCGATAGCGGCGGTTTGTGTGTGTGTGGCTCTGTTGTTCAAGAGTTCACCTCAGGTTATGCATGTGTTCCAGCCTTTTATTTGGGAAAGACTCAAATATGGAGCAAGTTAA